In one window of Pseudomonas putida DNA:
- a CDS encoding TonB-dependent receptor — MSRVFRWPTRASLFTLQPLAAGVLLATAGHVLAEPAPADAAPTVEQDAKLGTVTVNARRREETSQSVPTPISVLGSETLETQRIYRVQDLQQLVPSTNVAYVHARQSSISIRGLGNNPASDGLEGSVGVYLDNVYLGRPGMAVFDLLDVEQLEVLRGPQGTLFGKNTTAGVLNITTRKPTFQREGSVQSSLGEDGYWQTQGSFSGPITDTLAGRISAYRTEDDGYVKNLYNGDDLNGGKRQGFRTQLLFKPSDTFNLRWIGEYNEEDSNNGILSLYSTGPTINGVNRYESLASQAGATLVSGKKRKVNFDADQMVKVFQGGTSVEANWTLPNDFTLTSITAYRWWDFTPRNDDGLNVPAAYNAGVSVRDKQYSQELRLASPTGGFFDYVLGAYYFKQDLDNKSFTYYGPQADIWNATPAGALANVTTLGNGHIDTDSYALFAQGTWHLTERLDFTAGVRGTYEEKNAWVTRDDPFGGAAVTGAAATARQGRVGAYDSGDLSQYSFAPSGLLSLSYRFNDEVLGYASLSHGEKSGGVNLTVGAAPRLGTDSLQVGTERVNNAELGVKSTLLDNRLQLNANLFWAQVHGYQANVYDQVNRVQYLANAGSVRSRGFEFEATAVPLRGLTLNFNGSWNDVRYTEYKDAPCPPEVSLVNAAATCDLSGHQVVGASKYIANLNAQYKWQLAERIEPYVTASYAFRSRAVGTIDDSDYGQIPSYAIVNLSTGVRLDQGDGVLDLSLWVKNAGDKTYFTSLWNSANGGYAGVLGTPRTVGATARYDF, encoded by the coding sequence ATGTCGCGAGTTTTCCGTTGGCCGACGCGTGCGTCGCTGTTCACCCTGCAACCCCTGGCCGCTGGTGTGCTGTTGGCGACCGCCGGTCATGTCCTCGCCGAGCCGGCGCCTGCCGACGCTGCGCCCACCGTCGAACAGGACGCCAAGCTTGGCACCGTCACGGTCAATGCCCGGCGCCGCGAGGAAACCTCGCAGAGCGTGCCCACGCCCATCAGCGTGCTGGGCAGCGAAACCCTGGAAACCCAGCGTATCTACCGAGTGCAGGACCTGCAGCAGCTGGTGCCCAGCACCAATGTCGCCTACGTCCATGCGCGCCAGTCGAGCATCTCGATCCGCGGCCTGGGCAACAACCCGGCCAGCGATGGCCTCGAAGGCAGCGTCGGGGTGTATCTGGACAACGTCTATCTTGGGCGCCCCGGCATGGCCGTGTTCGACCTGCTCGACGTGGAGCAGCTCGAAGTGCTGCGTGGCCCGCAGGGCACGCTGTTCGGCAAGAACACCACGGCCGGGGTACTCAACATCACCACACGCAAGCCGACCTTCCAGCGCGAGGGCAGCGTGCAATCGTCGCTGGGCGAGGACGGCTACTGGCAAACGCAAGGCAGTTTCTCCGGCCCGATCACCGACACCCTCGCCGGGCGCATCAGCGCTTACCGCACCGAGGACGACGGCTATGTGAAGAACCTCTACAACGGCGACGATCTCAACGGTGGCAAGCGCCAGGGTTTTCGCACCCAGTTGCTGTTCAAGCCCAGCGATACCTTCAACCTGCGCTGGATCGGCGAGTACAACGAAGAGGACTCCAACAACGGCATCCTCAGCCTCTACAGCACCGGCCCGACCATCAACGGCGTCAACCGCTACGAAAGCCTGGCCAGCCAGGCTGGCGCTACCTTGGTGTCGGGCAAGAAGCGCAAGGTCAACTTCGATGCCGACCAGATGGTCAAGGTGTTCCAGGGCGGCACTTCGGTCGAGGCCAACTGGACGCTGCCCAACGACTTCACCCTGACCTCGATCACCGCCTACCGCTGGTGGGATTTCACGCCACGCAACGACGACGGCCTCAACGTGCCCGCCGCCTATAACGCGGGCGTGTCGGTGCGCGACAAGCAGTACTCGCAGGAACTGCGCCTGGCCTCGCCCACCGGCGGCTTCTTCGACTACGTGCTGGGGGCCTACTACTTCAAGCAGGACCTGGACAACAAGTCGTTCACCTATTACGGCCCCCAGGCCGACATCTGGAACGCCACCCCGGCCGGTGCCTTGGCCAACGTCACCACCCTCGGCAACGGCCACATCGATACCGACAGCTATGCGTTGTTCGCCCAAGGCACCTGGCACCTGACCGAGCGCCTGGACTTCACCGCAGGCGTGCGCGGCACCTATGAAGAGAAGAATGCCTGGGTGACCCGCGACGATCCCTTTGGCGGTGCCGCGGTCACCGGTGCAGCAGCGACAGCACGCCAGGGCCGGGTCGGGGCCTACGATTCGGGCGACCTCAGCCAGTACAGTTTCGCGCCGTCGGGGCTGCTGAGCCTGAGTTACCGCTTCAACGACGAGGTGCTTGGCTACGCCAGCCTTTCGCACGGCGAAAAGTCGGGTGGTGTGAACCTGACCGTCGGCGCCGCCCCGCGCTTGGGCACCGACTCGCTGCAGGTCGGCACCGAGCGGGTCAACAACGCCGAGCTCGGGGTCAAGAGCACGCTGCTCGACAACCGCCTGCAACTCAATGCCAACCTGTTCTGGGCGCAGGTACATGGCTACCAGGCCAACGTCTACGACCAGGTCAATCGCGTGCAGTACCTGGCCAACGCCGGCAGCGTGCGCTCGCGTGGTTTCGAATTCGAGGCCACGGCCGTGCCATTGCGCGGCCTGACCTTGAACTTCAACGGCTCGTGGAACGACGTGCGCTACACCGAGTACAAGGACGCCCCGTGCCCGCCGGAGGTCAGCCTGGTCAACGCCGCCGCGACTTGCGACCTGTCCGGCCACCAGGTGGTCGGTGCCTCCAAGTACATCGCCAACCTCAATGCCCAGTACAAGTGGCAACTGGCCGAGCGCATCGAGCCCTATGTCACCGCCAGCTACGCCTTCCGCTCTCGCGCAGTGGGCACCATCGACGACTCGGACTACGGCCAGATCCCCAGCTACGCCATCGTCAACCTCTCCACCGGCGTGCGCCTGGACCAGGGCGACGGCGTGCTCGACCTGTCGCTGTGGGTGAAGAACGCCGGCGACAAGACCTATTTCACCAGCCTGTGGAATTCCGCCAACGGCGGCTATGCCGGCGTGCTCGGCACGCCGCGCACCGTGGGCGCCACCGCCCGCTACGACTTCTGA
- a CDS encoding ABC transporter substrate-binding protein: protein MKTPFRHLLLAALCSVLPLTAQAADSTRPEVIRIAVPDLSAGSKPSAGGVVDVLRDQQLLEKAFAQDGIRIDWRFFKGAGPAVNEALANGQADFAYLGDLAAIIGKSSGLDTHVLAAGVRGVKSYLGVVPGSGIRSLADLKGKRVAVFRGTANQLSFASALASQGLSERDLKVINLDFNASNAALAAKQIDATWGLSNLLSLRDRGLVELPVNSRDLKGAGSTQSVLVGTGEFIRQHPDLVQRLVSTQQQAVNWLRDERNREAYLDLVSSTANWPRSVLSDDLAQENLAHYFDPRLDGEFVGLLQQGVDLAAKERLIRRSFQVSDWIDPRFIDTALQQEQAVQAAR, encoded by the coding sequence ATGAAAACCCCGTTCCGCCACCTATTGCTCGCCGCACTGTGCAGCGTCCTGCCGCTGACCGCTCAGGCCGCTGACAGCACCAGGCCCGAGGTCATCCGTATCGCCGTGCCTGACCTGAGCGCTGGCAGCAAACCCAGCGCCGGGGGCGTGGTCGATGTGCTACGTGATCAGCAACTGCTGGAAAAAGCCTTCGCCCAGGACGGCATCCGCATCGACTGGCGCTTCTTCAAGGGTGCCGGGCCTGCAGTCAACGAAGCTCTGGCCAACGGCCAGGCAGACTTCGCCTACCTGGGCGACCTGGCCGCGATCATCGGCAAGTCCAGCGGCCTGGACACCCATGTGCTGGCGGCCGGGGTGCGTGGGGTGAAGAGCTACCTGGGGGTGGTGCCGGGCTCCGGCATCCGCAGCCTGGCGGATCTGAAGGGCAAGCGCGTGGCGGTGTTCCGTGGCACCGCCAACCAGCTGTCGTTTGCCAGTGCCCTGGCCAGCCAGGGGCTCTCGGAGCGCGACCTGAAAGTCATCAACCTGGACTTCAACGCGTCCAACGCGGCGCTCGCCGCCAAGCAGATCGACGCCACCTGGGGCCTGTCGAACCTGCTGTCGCTGCGTGACCGCGGGCTGGTCGAGCTGCCGGTCAACTCGCGCGACCTCAAAGGCGCTGGCAGCACCCAGTCGGTACTGGTAGGCACGGGCGAGTTCATCCGCCAGCACCCGGACCTGGTCCAGCGCCTGGTCAGCACCCAGCAGCAGGCGGTGAACTGGCTGCGTGACGAGCGCAACCGTGAGGCGTACCTGGATCTGGTGTCGAGCACCGCCAACTGGCCGCGCAGCGTGCTCAGTGACGACCTGGCCCAGGAAAATCTCGCCCACTATTTCGATCCGCGCCTGGATGGCGAATTCGTCGGCCTGCTGCAGCAGGGCGTCGACCTGGCCGCCAAGGAGCGCCTGATTCGCCGCAGTTTCCAGGTATCCGACTGGATCGACCCCCGTTTCATCGATACCGCCCTGCAACAGGAACAGGCCGTCCAGGCCGCCCGCTGA
- a CDS encoding aryl-sulfate sulfotransferase: protein MNAKTETPALPEGACITAKVPTDDQALLGDIVVNPYRLAPLTAIIRDGGRTISNAHVRVLGRGERGVDIAYDVSDRSLWTYGGIPVFGLYPDHVNQVEVSYKLDGERVRERYEIYAPAVRLPVVAKQTAALPLVEPIKVAPGFEKRLYLFNHLLGEIPGGRAFKWNGLGGAAEWDQVGNNWIADSNGDVRWYLDIEQIHDSNRRDGLGGTMGFQQTRDGKLIWGQGQTYSKFDLLGRRVWQRNLPDKFADFSHEIRETAQGTYLLRVGTSDYRRPDGKRVRSIRDHIIEVDEAGDVLDFWDLNQILDPYRGDLLETLGKAAIQLPAGVHKQDERLANELAEGDLPFGDTPGVGTGRNWAHVNAIDYDADDDSIIVSARHQGVVKIGRDKQVKWILASPQGWPVRLKAKVLTPVGGDGFDWSWTQHTAWLTGKGTLTVFDNGWGRDFAPTKLSGNYSRAVEYRIDEAEGTVEQVWEYGKERGDEWYSPITSVVAYRPETDTQFIYSASVGYLTPEKLTTTVLNEVRRGTQEVLVELKVHSRQPGSVGYRALVIELDKAF, encoded by the coding sequence ATGAACGCCAAGACCGAAACCCCCGCACTGCCCGAGGGCGCCTGCATCACCGCCAAAGTGCCCACCGACGACCAGGCGCTGCTCGGGGACATCGTCGTCAACCCGTACCGCCTGGCGCCGCTGACTGCGATCATCCGCGACGGCGGGCGCACCATCAGTAACGCCCATGTGCGTGTGCTGGGCCGTGGCGAGCGGGGTGTGGACATCGCCTATGACGTTTCCGACCGCTCGCTGTGGACTTACGGCGGCATCCCGGTGTTCGGGCTCTACCCGGACCACGTCAACCAGGTCGAGGTCAGCTACAAGCTCGACGGTGAGCGCGTGCGTGAGCGTTATGAAATCTACGCCCCGGCCGTGCGCCTGCCGGTAGTGGCGAAACAGACGGCGGCGTTGCCGCTGGTCGAACCGATCAAGGTGGCGCCGGGCTTCGAGAAACGTCTCTACCTGTTCAACCACCTGCTGGGCGAGATCCCCGGTGGCCGTGCCTTCAAGTGGAACGGCCTGGGCGGTGCTGCCGAGTGGGATCAGGTCGGCAACAACTGGATCGCCGACAGCAATGGCGATGTGCGCTGGTACCTGGATATCGAGCAGATCCACGACTCCAACCGCCGCGATGGCCTGGGCGGGACCATGGGCTTCCAGCAGACCCGCGACGGCAAGCTGATCTGGGGCCAGGGCCAGACCTACTCCAAGTTCGACCTGCTGGGGCGGCGTGTCTGGCAGCGCAACCTGCCGGACAAGTTCGCCGACTTCTCCCACGAGATCCGCGAAACGGCACAGGGCACCTACCTGCTGCGGGTGGGCACCAGCGACTACCGGCGTCCGGACGGCAAGCGCGTGCGCTCGATCCGCGACCACATCATCGAGGTTGACGAGGCGGGGGATGTCCTGGACTTCTGGGACCTCAACCAGATCCTCGACCCCTACCGCGGCGACCTGCTGGAAACCCTCGGCAAGGCGGCGATCCAGTTGCCGGCGGGCGTGCACAAGCAGGACGAGCGCCTGGCCAACGAGCTGGCCGAAGGCGACCTGCCGTTCGGCGACACTCCCGGCGTCGGCACCGGGCGCAACTGGGCGCACGTCAATGCCATCGACTACGACGCCGATGACGACAGCATCATCGTTTCAGCGCGTCATCAAGGGGTGGTGAAGATCGGGCGTGACAAGCAGGTGAAGTGGATCCTCGCCTCGCCCCAGGGCTGGCCCGTGCGGCTGAAGGCCAAGGTGCTGACGCCAGTGGGCGGCGATGGCTTCGACTGGTCGTGGACGCAGCACACCGCCTGGCTCACCGGCAAGGGTACGCTGACCGTGTTCGACAACGGCTGGGGCCGCGATTTCGCCCCGACCAAGCTCAGCGGCAACTACAGTCGCGCGGTGGAATACCGGATCGATGAGGCCGAGGGCACGGTCGAGCAGGTGTGGGAGTACGGCAAGGAGCGAGGCGACGAGTGGTATAGCCCCATCACTTCGGTGGTGGCCTACCGTCCGGAGACCGATACCCAGTTCATCTATTCCGCCTCGGTGGGCTACCTGACGCCGGAGAAGCTCACCACTACGGTGCTCAATGAGGTGCGCCGGGGGACCCAGGAGGTGTTGGTGGAGTTGAAGGTGCACAGCCGTCAGCCGGGGAGTGTGGGGTATCGGGCTTTGGTGATCGAGTTGGACAAGGCCTTCTGA
- a CDS encoding TauD/TfdA dioxygenase family protein, producing the protein MSNAALAAAPQALELDIHPVAGRIGAEIRNLKLSADLDTATVDALQAALVRYKVIFFRNQTHLDDQGQEAFAKRLGEPIAHPTVPVVDGTRYLLQLDGAEGQRANSWHTDVTFVDAYPKASILRSVVAPASGGDTVWANTASAYQELPEPLRELADKLWAVHSNEYDYAGAKPDVDPERLERYRKVFTSTVYETEHPLVRVHPISGERVLQLGHFVKRIKGYSQADSNHLFNLLQGHVTRLENTVRWRWQAGDVAIWDNRATQHYAVDDYGTQPRIVRRVTLAGEVPVGVDGQLSRTTRKG; encoded by the coding sequence ATGAGCAACGCCGCATTGGCCGCCGCGCCACAAGCCCTGGAACTCGATATCCATCCGGTCGCCGGCCGCATCGGTGCCGAAATCCGCAACCTGAAGCTGTCCGCTGACCTGGACACTGCCACCGTCGACGCCCTCCAGGCGGCGCTGGTGCGGTACAAGGTGATCTTCTTCCGTAACCAGACCCACCTCGACGACCAGGGCCAGGAAGCCTTCGCCAAGCGGCTCGGCGAGCCAATCGCTCACCCCACCGTGCCGGTGGTCGATGGCACCCGCTACCTGTTGCAGCTCGACGGCGCCGAGGGCCAGCGCGCCAACTCCTGGCACACCGACGTGACCTTCGTCGACGCCTACCCCAAGGCGTCGATCCTGCGCAGCGTGGTGGCGCCGGCCTCCGGTGGCGATACGGTCTGGGCCAACACCGCGAGCGCCTATCAAGAGCTGCCTGAACCGCTGCGCGAGCTGGCCGACAAGCTCTGGGCCGTGCACAGCAACGAGTACGACTATGCCGGCGCCAAGCCGGATGTGGACCCCGAGCGGCTGGAGCGCTATCGCAAGGTGTTCACCTCGACCGTGTACGAGACCGAGCATCCGCTGGTGCGCGTGCACCCGATCAGCGGTGAACGGGTGCTGCAGCTGGGGCACTTCGTCAAGCGCATCAAGGGGTATTCACAGGCGGATTCGAACCACCTGTTCAACTTGCTGCAGGGGCATGTGACGCGTCTGGAGAACACCGTGCGCTGGCGCTGGCAGGCGGGGGACGTGGCGATCTGGGATAACCGCGCGACGCAGCACTATGCGGTGGACGATTACGGCACCCAGCCGCGGATCGTGCGGCGGGTGACCCTGGCCGGTGAAGTGCCGGTGGGGGTGGATGGGCAGTTGAGTCGGACCACGCGCAAGGGGTGA
- a CDS encoding LysR family transcriptional regulator, producing MHIDLRQLRHFIALVEHRSFVAAAAAVNLSQSAFSRSIQTLEHNVGCRLVDRASKELAPTRQGQLVLEHSRRLVHGAHNLVNEINQFNGATTGMVRFGSGPAPAGGLVPRAVARFVTEFPAARTCFQVDNWQALNRRLMAEEIEFFVADTRQFEADPDYRVHKLTPQRWYFCCRAGHPLTERNEVRARDLFDYPMATTLRPPNIRKVLSEMSGRQDFLPNVECEHGYALLNVVMQSDTIGIACRGNLRPYQDEERLVALELVDLTAEQEEACHTRYGIVSRVGYGLSPLAQGLVRQLIACDGEG from the coding sequence ATGCATATCGATCTCCGTCAGCTTCGCCACTTCATCGCCCTGGTCGAGCACCGCAGCTTCGTCGCCGCCGCCGCGGCCGTGAACCTGTCGCAATCGGCCTTCAGCCGCAGCATCCAGACGCTGGAGCACAACGTCGGCTGTCGCCTGGTCGACCGCGCCAGCAAGGAGCTGGCACCGACCCGCCAGGGCCAGTTGGTACTGGAGCATTCGCGGCGCCTGGTGCATGGCGCGCACAACCTGGTCAACGAGATCAACCAGTTCAATGGCGCGACGACCGGCATGGTGCGCTTCGGTTCGGGGCCGGCGCCTGCCGGTGGGCTGGTGCCGCGCGCGGTGGCGCGCTTCGTGACCGAGTTTCCGGCGGCGCGCACCTGCTTCCAGGTGGATAACTGGCAGGCGTTGAACCGCAGGCTGATGGCCGAGGAGATCGAGTTCTTCGTCGCCGACACCCGTCAGTTCGAAGCCGACCCGGACTACCGGGTGCACAAACTCACGCCGCAACGCTGGTACTTCTGTTGCCGCGCCGGGCATCCGCTGACCGAGCGCAACGAGGTGCGCGCGCGTGACCTGTTCGACTACCCGATGGCCACCACCTTGCGCCCGCCGAACATCCGCAAGGTGCTCAGCGAGATGAGCGGCCGCCAGGACTTCCTGCCCAACGTGGAGTGCGAGCATGGCTATGCGCTGCTCAACGTAGTGATGCAATCGGACACCATCGGCATCGCCTGCCGGGGCAACTTGCGGCCTTATCAGGACGAAGAGCGGCTGGTGGCGCTGGAGCTGGTGGACCTGACGGCGGAACAGGAAGAGGCTTGCCATACCCGCTACGGCATCGTCAGCCGGGTGGGCTATGGGTTGTCCCCATTGGCGCAGGGGTTGGTGCGGCAGTTGATTGCTTGTGACGGGGAAGGTTAG
- the gabD gene encoding NADP-dependent succinate-semialdehyde dehydrogenase produces the protein MQLKDAQLFRQQAFINGEWLDADSGQTIKVTNPATGEVIGTVPKMGAAETRRAIEAADKALPAWRALTAKERSNKLRRWFELMIENQDDLARLMTTEQGKPLAEAKGEIAYAASFIEWFAEEAKRVYGDTIPGHQPDKRLIVIKQPIGVTAAITPWNFPAAMITRKAGPALAAGCTMVLKPASQTPYSALALVELATRAGIPAGVLSVVTGSAGEVGGELTGNSLVRKLSFTGSTEIGRQLMEECAKDIKKVSLELGGNAPFIVFDDADLDKAVEGAIISKYRNNGQTCVCANRIYVQDGVYDAFAEKLKAAVGKLKIGNGLEEGTTTGPLIDNKAVAKVQEHIEDAVSKGAKVLSGGKLIEGNFFEPTILVDVPKTAAVAKEETFGPLAPLFRFKDEAEVIAMSNDTEFGLASYFYARDMSRVFRVAEALEYGMVGINTGLISNEVAPFGGIKASGLGREGSKYGIEDYLEIKYLCISV, from the coding sequence ATGCAGCTCAAAGACGCTCAGTTGTTCCGCCAGCAAGCCTTCATCAACGGTGAATGGCTGGATGCGGACAGCGGTCAGACCATCAAGGTGACCAACCCGGCCACCGGCGAAGTCATCGGTACCGTGCCGAAGATGGGGGCTGCGGAAACCCGCCGCGCCATCGAAGCCGCCGACAAGGCCCTGCCGGCCTGGCGTGCCCTGACCGCCAAGGAGCGTTCGAACAAGCTGCGCCGCTGGTTCGAGCTGATGATCGAGAACCAGGACGACCTGGCTCGCCTGATGACCACCGAGCAGGGCAAGCCCCTGGCCGAAGCCAAGGGCGAAATCGCCTATGCCGCCTCCTTCATCGAGTGGTTCGCCGAGGAAGCCAAGCGCGTCTACGGCGACACCATCCCAGGTCACCAGCCAGACAAGCGCCTGATCGTCATCAAGCAGCCGATCGGTGTCACCGCGGCCATCACCCCGTGGAACTTCCCGGCGGCGATGATCACCCGTAAAGCCGGCCCGGCCCTGGCCGCTGGCTGCACCATGGTGCTCAAGCCTGCTTCGCAGACCCCTTACTCCGCCCTGGCCCTGGTCGAGCTGGCCACCCGCGCCGGTATCCCGGCTGGCGTGCTGAGCGTTGTTACCGGCAGCGCTGGCGAAGTCGGCGGCGAGCTGACTGGCAACTCCCTGGTACGCAAACTGTCCTTCACCGGCTCGACCGAAATCGGTCGCCAGCTGATGGAAGAATGCGCCAAGGACATCAAGAAGGTTTCCCTGGAGCTGGGCGGCAATGCTCCGTTCATCGTGTTCGACGACGCCGACCTGGACAAGGCGGTCGAGGGCGCGATCATCTCCAAGTACCGCAACAACGGCCAGACCTGCGTCTGCGCCAACCGTATCTACGTGCAGGACGGCGTCTACGACGCGTTCGCCGAGAAGCTCAAGGCTGCCGTTGGCAAGCTGAAGATCGGTAACGGCCTGGAAGAAGGCACCACCACTGGCCCGCTGATCGACAACAAAGCGGTCGCCAAGGTCCAGGAACACATCGAGGACGCCGTCTCCAAGGGCGCCAAGGTGCTGTCCGGTGGCAAGCTGATCGAAGGCAACTTCTTCGAGCCGACCATCCTGGTCGACGTACCGAAGACTGCCGCCGTCGCCAAGGAAGAGACCTTCGGCCCGCTCGCGCCGCTGTTCCGCTTCAAGGACGAGGCCGAAGTCATCGCCATGTCCAACGACACCGAGTTCGGCCTGGCCTCTTACTTCTATGCCCGCGACATGAGCCGCGTGTTCCGCGTCGCCGAGGCCCTGGAATACGGCATGGTCGGTATCAACACCGGCCTGATCTCCAACGAAGTCGCGCCGTTCGGCGGTATCAAAGCCTCGGGCCTGGGCCGCGAAGGTTCCAAGTACGGCATCGAGGACTACCTCGAAATCAAATACCTGTGCATCAGCGTTTGA
- the gabT gene encoding 4-aminobutyrate--2-oxoglutarate transaminase, producing the protein MSKTNESLMQRRVAAVPRGVGQIHPIFVESAKNSTVIDVEGRELIDFAGGIAVLNTGHLHPKVVAAVQEQLTKVSHTCFQVLAYEPYVELCEKINKLVPGNFDKKTLLVSTGSEAVENAVKIARAATGRAGVIAFTGGYHGRTMMTLGLTGKVVPYSAGMGLMPGGVFRALFPSELHGVSVDDAIASVERIFKNDAEPRDIAAIILEPVQGEGGFLPAPKELMQRLRALCDQHGILLIADEVQTGAGRTGTFFAMEQMGVAPDLTTFAKSIAGGFPLAGVCGKAEYMDAIAPGGLGGTYAGSPIACAAALAVIQVFEEEKLLDRSKAVGERLTAGLREIQKKHSIIGDVRGLGSMIAVEVFEKGTHTPNAAAVAQVVAKARDKGLILLSCGTYGNVLRILVPLTAEDALLDKGLAIIEECFAELA; encoded by the coding sequence ATGAGCAAGACCAACGAATCCTTGATGCAACGCCGTGTCGCCGCCGTCCCACGTGGCGTTGGCCAGATCCACCCGATCTTCGTCGAGTCGGCGAAGAACTCCACGGTGATCGACGTTGAAGGCCGCGAACTGATCGACTTCGCCGGCGGCATCGCAGTACTGAACACCGGCCACCTGCACCCGAAAGTGGTCGCTGCCGTTCAAGAGCAGCTGACCAAGGTCAGCCACACCTGCTTCCAGGTGCTGGCCTACGAGCCTTATGTCGAGCTGTGCGAGAAGATCAACAAGCTGGTTCCGGGTAACTTCGACAAGAAGACCCTGCTGGTTTCCACCGGCTCCGAAGCCGTTGAAAACGCCGTGAAGATCGCCCGTGCCGCCACTGGCCGTGCCGGTGTGATCGCCTTCACCGGTGGCTACCACGGCCGCACCATGATGACCCTGGGCCTGACCGGCAAGGTCGTGCCGTACTCCGCAGGCATGGGCCTGATGCCAGGCGGCGTGTTCCGTGCCCTGTTCCCGAGCGAGCTGCACGGCGTGAGCGTCGATGACGCCATCGCGTCGGTCGAGCGCATCTTCAAGAACGACGCCGAGCCACGCGACATCGCTGCGATCATCCTCGAGCCAGTACAAGGCGAAGGCGGTTTCCTGCCAGCGCCGAAAGAGCTGATGCAGCGCCTGCGCGCCCTGTGCGACCAGCACGGCATCCTGCTGATCGCCGACGAAGTGCAGACCGGCGCTGGCCGTACCGGCACCTTCTTCGCCATGGAGCAGATGGGCGTCGCGCCTGACCTGACCACCTTCGCCAAGTCCATCGCTGGCGGCTTCCCGCTGGCCGGTGTGTGCGGCAAGGCCGAATACATGGACGCCATCGCCCCAGGTGGCCTGGGCGGCACCTACGCCGGTTCGCCGATCGCCTGCGCCGCGGCCCTGGCCGTCATCCAGGTGTTCGAGGAAGAGAAACTGCTGGACCGCAGCAAGGCCGTTGGCGAGCGCCTGACCGCCGGCCTGCGTGAAATCCAGAAGAAGCACTCGATCATCGGTGACGTCCGTGGTCTGGGTTCGATGATCGCCGTGGAAGTGTTCGAGAAGGGCACCCACACCCCGAACGCTGCCGCCGTGGCCCAAGTGGTCGCCAAGGCCCGTGACAAGGGTCTGATCCTGCTGTCCTGCGGCACCTACGGCAACGTCCTGCGGATCCTGGTTCCGCTGACCGCCGAAGACGCCCTGCTGGACAAAGGCCTGGCCATCATCGAAGAGTGCTTTGCTGAACTGGCTTGA